In one window of Thermodesulfobacteriota bacterium DNA:
- a CDS encoding aspartate kinase, whose translation MALIVQKYGGTSVGNVERIKNVARRAAKARGEGNDVVVVLSAMSGETNRLVALCHEASEFPIGREYDVVISTGEQVTIGLLSIVLKEMGLKARSFTGHQVPIVTDSQFGSARIESIDGTGIKDELAKGSIVVVAGFQGVDPEGNITTLGRGGSDTTAVALAAALKADLCEIYTDVDGVYTTDPNICQEARKLKKVSYDEMLEMASLGAKVLQTRSVEFAKKYEVPVMVRSSFNDSEGTLVCKEDKEMEKVVVSGITYNKNEAKISVLRVPDRPGIAAKLFRPLTEAGINVDVIVQNISHDAHTDLTFTVSKEDYKRALKIVEATAASIEAKEVRGDTGIAKVSIVGAGMRSHAGVASKMFDVMANEGINIQMISTSEIKISIVVDVKYTELAVRVLHEAFGLGRGEVTEEAGA comes from the coding sequence ATGGCATTGATAGTCCAGAAGTACGGCGGGACGTCGGTAGGCAATGTCGAGCGCATCAAGAACGTGGCCAGGAGGGCCGCCAAGGCCAGGGGAGAAGGCAACGACGTAGTCGTGGTACTCTCCGCCATGTCCGGCGAGACCAACAGGCTGGTGGCCCTTTGCCATGAGGCGAGCGAGTTCCCGATAGGCCGCGAGTACGACGTCGTAATCTCCACTGGCGAGCAGGTCACCATAGGGCTGCTCTCGATCGTCCTGAAGGAGATGGGCCTCAAGGCCAGGAGCTTCACGGGCCACCAGGTGCCGATTGTGACCGACTCGCAGTTCGGCTCCGCCCGGATAGAGTCCATCGACGGAACGGGCATAAAGGACGAGCTCGCGAAGGGCTCGATAGTGGTTGTGGCGGGCTTCCAGGGCGTTGACCCGGAGGGCAACATAACTACGCTCGGCAGGGGCGGCTCTGATACCACCGCCGTCGCGCTTGCCGCGGCATTGAAGGCCGACCTCTGCGAGATATACACCGACGTGGACGGAGTCTACACGACCGACCCCAACATCTGCCAGGAGGCCCGGAAATTGAAGAAGGTCTCCTACGACGAGATGCTCGAGATGGCGAGCCTCGGGGCCAAGGTGCTGCAGACGAGGTCCGTCGAGTTCGCGAAGAAATACGAGGTGCCTGTCATGGTGAGGTCCTCGTTCAACGATTCAGAGGGCACGCTCGTCTGCAAGGAGGACAAGGAAATGGAAAAAGTGGTGGTCTCAGGCATCACCTACAATAAGAACGAGGCCAAGATTTCGGTCCTCCGGGTGCCGGACAGGCCGGGCATAGCCGCCAAGCTCTTCAGGCCGCTTACCGAGGCCGGCATAAACGTCGACGTGATCGTGCAGAACATAAGCCACGACGCGCACACCGACCTGACCTTCACGGTCTCCAAGGAGGACTACAAGAGGGCCTTGAAGATCGTCGAGGCCACGGCGGCTTCCATCGAGGCCAAGGAGGTCAGGGGTGACACCGGCATAGCCAAGGTCTCCATAGTTGGCGCGGGGATGAGGAGCCACGCGGGAGTGGCCTCGAAGATGTTCGACGTCATGGCCAACGAGGGCATAAACATACAGATGATATCCACCTCGGAGATAAAGATATCGATAGTGGTGGACGTGAAGTACACCGAGCTCGCGGTAAGGGTCCTCCACGAGGCCTTCGGCCTCGGCAGGGGCGAGGTTACGGAGGAGGCGGGGGCATAA
- the lpdA gene encoding dihydrolipoyl dehydrogenase: protein MREFDIVVVGAGPGGYVAAIRAAQLGAKTALVERDSIGGTCLNRGCIPTKALYYSAKALEASKHAADFGVNVGEISFDLAKAVERKDGVVKKLVGGVEQLLKGNKVEVIKGSAFLESAGRVRVTNGSTEAIAAKSIIVATGSEPAMIPAFNIDGKNVLTSTEMLDVKKVPESLLVIGGGVMGCEFATLFSAFGSRVMVVELLPSILTTEDRMVSRVIAKRFKETGVNVLTDVQVEAVVPEDGCVKTRLKDGREFITEKVMVAIGRSFNSSGIGLDALGVNIEKGRIAVDERMETNVKGVYAIGDVTGKMLLAHVASTQGIVAANAALGKDARMDYSVIPAGIFTDPEIASVGLREKDAVEKGIEVRVGRFPYAASGKALGMGETEGFVQIVADPGTDKVLGCSIVGAHATDLIGEAAIAMRAGVTVKDLAETIHAHPTLPELVMEAAEDVHGMAIHKIGRKR from the coding sequence GTGCGAGAGTTCGATATCGTTGTAGTCGGGGCCGGGCCAGGCGGGTATGTCGCGGCGATAAGGGCCGCGCAGCTCGGCGCCAAGACCGCCCTGGTCGAAAGGGACAGTATCGGCGGCACTTGCCTCAACCGGGGCTGCATACCGACCAAGGCCCTTTATTATTCGGCAAAGGCCCTGGAGGCCTCGAAGCACGCCGCGGATTTCGGCGTGAACGTGGGGGAGATATCCTTCGACCTTGCGAAGGCGGTAGAGCGGAAGGACGGGGTCGTAAAGAAGCTCGTCGGAGGGGTCGAGCAGCTCCTTAAGGGCAACAAGGTCGAGGTCATAAAGGGGAGCGCCTTCCTTGAGTCCGCCGGAAGGGTGAGGGTTACCAACGGCTCGACCGAGGCCATTGCCGCAAAGTCCATAATAGTCGCGACCGGCTCTGAGCCGGCCATGATACCCGCCTTCAACATAGACGGGAAAAACGTGCTCACGTCCACGGAGATGCTGGACGTTAAGAAGGTGCCGGAATCGCTCCTCGTGATAGGCGGGGGCGTCATGGGCTGCGAGTTCGCCACCCTCTTCTCAGCCTTCGGGAGCAGGGTCATGGTAGTCGAGCTCCTTCCCTCCATACTAACTACCGAGGACAGGATGGTCTCAAGGGTCATCGCCAAGAGGTTCAAGGAGACCGGCGTGAACGTGCTTACGGACGTCCAGGTCGAGGCGGTCGTCCCCGAGGACGGCTGCGTAAAGACCAGGCTCAAGGACGGGCGCGAGTTCATTACCGAGAAGGTCATGGTCGCCATAGGCCGCTCGTTCAACTCTTCCGGCATAGGCCTTGACGCCCTGGGCGTGAATATCGAAAAGGGCAGGATAGCGGTTGACGAGCGCATGGAGACGAACGTCAAGGGCGTCTACGCCATAGGCGACGTTACAGGCAAGATGCTCCTTGCGCACGTGGCCTCGACACAGGGCATCGTCGCCGCAAACGCCGCGCTCGGCAAGGACGCCAGGATGGACTATTCCGTGATACCGGCCGGTATATTCACCGACCCCGAGATAGCGAGCGTCGGCTTGCGTGAAAAGGACGCTGTGGAAAAGGGCATCGAGGTCAGGGTCGGCAGGTTCCCGTACGCTGCGAGCGGCAAGGCGCTCGGCATGGGCGAGACCGAAGGCTTCGTCCAGATAGTCGCCGACCCGGGGACCGACAAGGTCCTCGGCTGCTCGATAGTGGGCGCGCACGCGACCGACCTCATTGGCGAGGCCGCCATTGCCATGCGGGCCGGGGTAACCGTGAAGGATCTCGCGGAGACAATACACGCGCATCCGACGCTTCCCGAGCTCGTCATGGAGGCCGCGGAGGACGTGCACGGCATGGCGATCCATAAGATAGGGAGAAAGAGGTAG
- the tsaE gene encoding tRNA (adenosine(37)-N6)-threonylcarbamoyltransferase complex ATPase subunit type 1 TsaE: protein MEEAFTYLTSSPEETERIGEGLAVKLGAGDCVALTGELGGGKTRFVRGLARGLGAKGAVKSPSFTILNIYEGGRLPLYHMDLYRIMGEEEFLFAGLEEYVHGNGVAVIEWAERAPSLLRDCRIMVRFRYVSDTEREIELRIKDDAGKHGKPVL from the coding sequence ATGGAAGAGGCATTCACATACCTGACTTCCTCCCCTGAAGAGACGGAACGCATAGGCGAAGGGCTTGCGGTGAAGCTAGGGGCTGGGGACTGTGTTGCGCTAACAGGCGAGCTCGGCGGCGGCAAGACCCGCTTCGTAAGGGGCTTGGCCAGGGGCCTCGGCGCAAAAGGGGCCGTAAAGAGCCCGAGCTTCACGATACTCAATATCTACGAAGGGGGCAGGCTGCCCCTCTACCACATGGACCTCTACAGGATAATGGGCGAGGAGGAGTTCCTTTTCGCCGGGCTCGAGGAATATGTCCACGGAAATGGGGTCGCCGTCATTGAATGGGCCGAGCGCGCGCCATCGCTCCTCCGTGACTGCAGGATAATGGTCCGGTTCAGGTACGTCTCGGATACCGAGAGGGAGATCGAGCTCAGGATAAAAGACGACGCTGGAAAGCATGGAAAGCCTGTGTTATAA
- a CDS encoding NAD(P)H-hydrate dehydratase, translating into MKAADSETIRKVDGAALERYGLTGLQLMENAGRGVAEIALKEAGPGRVAIFAGKGNNGGDGYVAARHLRNSGRDAVVYSLCRTEELSGDAATNAGIWRKMGGDAREVLSSAGLDSAASSIRHSSLVVDAIFGTGLKADISGIHASAIEFINSLGKKTIAVDVPSGIDATTGKLWGSAVMADITATMAMPKLGLLLYPGRTYAGRVEVIDIGVPRELLEDGGIRWNLLTGADIRKTLRPRRPEAHKSTHGHLLVLAGSPGMTGAAYMAAVAAMRAGTGLATLGVPERLNVIMEAKTTEVMSLGLPETREGTLGAVSFEAIKKLLPGKTAVVVGPGMRSSDEARRLIETLLHEVRVPVVIDADGLNSFGPGIAAVKREGLDIVLTPHPGEMARLLGRSAAEVQSDRIGAAEELTRITGATVVLKGAGTLISVPSGEIFINLTGNPGLATAGTGDVLAGMLGGLLAQGYGPAQAACAAAYIHGLAGDEVKRAQGELGMMAMDLVPEIPRLMNSFVDHS; encoded by the coding sequence TTGAAGGCCGCCGATTCCGAGACCATACGCAAGGTGGATGGGGCCGCGCTGGAGAGGTACGGACTGACGGGCTTGCAGCTCATGGAGAACGCCGGACGGGGCGTGGCCGAAATCGCGCTGAAGGAGGCTGGCCCGGGCCGGGTGGCCATATTCGCCGGAAAGGGCAATAACGGCGGGGATGGTTATGTGGCTGCCAGGCACCTGAGGAACTCGGGGCGCGATGCCGTTGTCTATTCCCTTTGCAGGACCGAGGAGCTAAGCGGCGATGCCGCAACGAACGCCGGGATATGGCGGAAGATGGGCGGCGATGCGCGGGAGGTCCTCTCAAGCGCGGGCCTCGATTCAGCCGCGTCCTCGATAAGGCATTCGTCACTGGTCGTAGACGCTATATTCGGGACAGGGCTTAAGGCCGATATTTCAGGGATACACGCAAGCGCGATAGAATTCATCAACTCTCTCGGAAAAAAGACCATAGCCGTCGACGTCCCTTCCGGCATAGACGCCACGACCGGTAAGTTATGGGGCTCTGCCGTAATGGCCGATATAACGGCCACAATGGCAATGCCCAAGCTCGGGCTCCTGCTCTATCCCGGAAGGACTTACGCGGGCAGGGTAGAGGTTATAGACATAGGCGTCCCGCGCGAGCTCCTTGAAGACGGCGGCATTAGATGGAACCTCCTTACAGGGGCTGATATAAGGAAGACCCTTAGGCCCAGGCGGCCCGAGGCCCATAAGTCCACGCACGGGCATCTCCTTGTGCTCGCGGGCTCTCCAGGCATGACCGGGGCCGCTTACATGGCGGCTGTCGCAGCCATGAGGGCAGGGACGGGGCTTGCCACACTCGGCGTTCCGGAACGGCTGAACGTTATCATGGAGGCAAAGACGACCGAGGTGATGAGCCTGGGCCTTCCTGAGACCAGGGAAGGGACTCTCGGCGCAGTCTCCTTCGAGGCAATAAAAAAACTCCTGCCCGGCAAGACCGCCGTGGTGGTCGGACCCGGGATGAGGAGCTCGGATGAGGCAAGGCGGCTTATCGAGACGCTCCTTCATGAGGTCCGGGTCCCGGTCGTGATCGACGCCGACGGGCTCAATTCCTTCGGCCCTGGAATAGCCGCCGTCAAGAGAGAGGGCCTGGATATCGTCCTTACCCCGCACCCGGGCGAGATGGCAAGGCTCCTCGGGAGGAGCGCGGCAGAGGTCCAGTCCGACAGGATAGGCGCGGCAGAGGAGCTTACGCGCATAACGGGCGCGACAGTCGTCTTGAAAGGCGCCGGGACCCTCATATCCGTCCCTTCGGGCGAGATATTCATAAACCTCACGGGAAACCCGGGGCTTGCGACAGCCGGCACCGGCGACGTGCTCGCCGGCATGCTCGGCGGCCTCCTTGCCCAGGGTTATGGCCCGGCCCAGGCCGCGTGCGCTGCCGCCTACATCCACGGCCTTGCCGGCGACGAGGTGAAGAGGGCGCAGGGCGAGCTCGGGATGATGGCGATGGACCTCGTGCCGGAGATCCCACGCCTGATGAACTCCTTTGTAGACCACTCCTGA
- the acpS gene encoding holo-ACP synthase, which translates to MIHGIGIDAVEVPRFKRAMERWGERLTSRLFTGPELAYSLRLRRPERHLAARFAAKVSFFKALGKPVPWRDVEVVRASSGAPALSVKGLSEGLRVSVSISHDGDLSIAETIIERDS; encoded by the coding sequence ATGATCCACGGCATAGGCATAGACGCTGTAGAGGTCCCCAGGTTCAAGCGGGCAATGGAGAGGTGGGGCGAAAGGCTTACCTCAAGGCTCTTTACCGGGCCGGAGCTCGCGTATTCGCTCCGCCTTAGGAGGCCCGAGCGCCACCTTGCCGCGAGGTTCGCCGCCAAGGTGAGCTTCTTCAAGGCCCTCGGAAAACCCGTGCCGTGGAGGGACGTAGAGGTCGTAAGGGCCTCGTCCGGCGCGCCAGCCCTTAGCGTAAAGGGCCTCTCCGAGGGCCTGAGGGTGAGCGTTTCCATATCCCACGACGGGGACCTGAGCATCGCGGAGACCATAATCGAGAGGGACTCTTGA
- a CDS encoding pyridoxine 5'-phosphate synthase, producing MSRLSVNVDHVATIRQARLGSEPDPVAAAMMAELAGADGITVHLREDRRHIQDRDLRVLRKTVKTELNLEMAATKEMLDMALEVKPELVTLVPEKRKELTTEGGLDLKPHAEYLRKFVGQLRDGRIRVNLFIDPSPEAVKASARIGSDGVELHTGTYAEAKGEQARQGELRRIHDSAVLSRKLGLKTHAGHGLDYLNILDVAAIREIDGFAIGFSIVSRAVYTGIGEAVREMKRLIMESRPR from the coding sequence ATGTCCAGGCTTTCTGTTAACGTTGACCATGTGGCTACAATAAGGCAGGCGCGGCTCGGGAGCGAACCGGACCCGGTCGCCGCCGCTATGATGGCGGAGCTTGCAGGCGCTGACGGCATAACCGTCCACCTCCGGGAGGACAGGAGGCACATACAGGACAGGGACCTCCGGGTCTTGAGGAAAACGGTGAAGACCGAGCTTAACCTCGAGATGGCCGCAACGAAAGAGATGCTCGACATGGCGCTTGAGGTGAAGCCCGAGCTTGTGACGCTCGTCCCGGAAAAGAGGAAGGAGCTCACGACCGAGGGCGGCCTCGACTTGAAACCGCATGCCGAGTACCTCAGGAAGTTTGTTGGGCAGCTCCGGGATGGGCGTATAAGGGTGAACCTCTTCATAGACCCCTCGCCCGAGGCGGTTAAGGCCTCTGCCAGGATAGGCTCGGACGGGGTCGAGCTCCACACGGGCACATACGCCGAAGCCAAGGGGGAGCAGGCAAGGCAAGGTGAGCTGAGGCGGATACATGATTCGGCGGTGCTGTCGAGGAAGCTCGGCCTTAAGACGCACGCGGGCCACGGACTCGACTACCTGAACATCCTCGACGTCGCGGCCATAAGGGAGATAGACGGCTTCGCCATAGGGTTCAGCATCGTCTCCCGCGCGGTATATACCGGCATCGGCGAGGCGGTCCGCGAGATGAAGCGCCTCATAATGGAATCGAGGCCCAGATAA
- the glmM gene encoding phosphoglucosamine mutase: MQARKRLFGTDGVRGVANIEPMTAEMALQLGRAIAYIFKKEARRHRIVVGKDTRLSGYMLEGAMMAGICSMGVDALMVGPLPTPGIAFLTSSMRADAGVVISASHNQYQDNGIKFFSRSGLKLPDEMELKIEEFIFENQDPSHRPTASEVGKAYRVDDAIGRYVVFAKNTFPRELTLDGLRIAVDCANGAAYKVAPAVFYELGAEVIPLGVKPDGENINRDCGALHPERLAAAVRESGAHAGFALDGDGDRCIMVDEKGTILDGDHMLAVSATAMLREGSLKGNTVVATIMSNSGLEEAIERAGGKVVRTSVGDRYVVEEMLRRGYNLGGEQSGHIVYLDHTTTGDGVISALQVLKRMAEEGKPLSELASAMKTYPQILLNVRVREKKDLGSIPAVTKALKAVEEKLSNRGRAFIRYSGTEPLARITIEGEKEDEISVMASELAELLKKEIG; encoded by the coding sequence ATGCAGGCCAGGAAGAGGCTCTTCGGCACCGACGGCGTAAGGGGCGTTGCGAACATCGAGCCAATGACCGCAGAGATGGCCCTGCAGCTCGGCAGGGCCATCGCCTACATATTCAAGAAGGAGGCGAGGCGCCACAGGATAGTGGTCGGGAAGGACACCCGGCTCTCGGGCTACATGCTCGAGGGCGCGATGATGGCCGGCATCTGCTCAATGGGGGTGGACGCGCTCATGGTGGGGCCGCTCCCCACCCCGGGCATAGCCTTCCTCACCTCCAGCATGAGGGCGGACGCGGGTGTCGTCATATCGGCCTCCCACAACCAGTACCAGGACAACGGCATCAAGTTCTTCTCGAGGAGCGGCCTTAAGCTCCCGGACGAGATGGAGCTTAAGATAGAGGAGTTCATCTTCGAGAACCAGGACCCGAGCCACCGTCCCACGGCGAGCGAGGTCGGCAAGGCATACAGGGTGGACGACGCGATTGGCCGCTACGTCGTGTTCGCGAAGAACACCTTCCCCAGGGAGCTTACGCTCGACGGACTCAGGATAGCGGTCGACTGCGCGAACGGCGCCGCGTACAAGGTGGCCCCGGCGGTCTTCTACGAGCTCGGGGCCGAGGTCATACCCCTGGGCGTCAAGCCCGACGGCGAGAACATAAACCGCGACTGCGGGGCGCTCCACCCGGAGAGGCTCGCCGCGGCGGTGAGGGAGTCCGGGGCGCACGCGGGGTTCGCGCTCGACGGCGACGGCGACAGGTGCATAATGGTCGACGAGAAGGGCACTATCCTCGACGGCGACCACATGCTCGCGGTCTCGGCCACGGCCATGCTGAGGGAGGGCTCCCTCAAGGGCAATACGGTCGTCGCCACCATAATGAGCAACTCGGGCCTTGAGGAGGCCATAGAGCGGGCCGGGGGCAAGGTCGTAAGGACCTCTGTCGGCGACAGGTACGTGGTGGAGGAGATGCTCAGGCGCGGCTACAACCTCGGAGGTGAGCAGTCCGGCCATATCGTCTACCTCGACCACACCACTACCGGAGACGGCGTCATATCGGCCCTGCAGGTCTTGAAGAGGATGGCCGAGGAGGGGAAGCCCCTTTCCGAGCTCGCCTCGGCCATGAAGACCTACCCGCAGATACTCCTTAACGTAAGGGTCAGGGAGAAAAAGGACCTGGGCTCCATACCGGCGGTCACGAAGGCGTTGAAGGCGGTCGAGGAGAAGCTCAGCAACCGGGGCCGGGCGTTCATACGCTATTCCGGGACCGAGCCGCTCGCGAGGATAACCATAGAGGGCGAGAAAGAGGACGAGATCTCGGTCATGGCCAGCGAGCTTGCGGAGCTGTTGAAAAAGGAAATAGGCTGA
- a CDS encoding CdaR family protein, translating into MRSFLASNTKLKVLALVFALALWFFVAGQSRTEVGFLVPLGFKGIPKDMVMTSMPPDELEVRVTGPKLFINNLSPTHITAEIDLSGAREGLNTYRIQSKDIITPMGVEVQRLRPSSIEVKLEKVVRAELPVKAKLTGRPAAGYRVADVTVAPATISVTGTEKEMRKIKEISTRPIDISGIDAPLSVKVQLDHAGLELRSLSIDSVEVRILPRKER; encoded by the coding sequence ATGAGGTCCTTTCTCGCATCCAACACGAAACTCAAGGTGCTGGCCCTCGTATTCGCCCTTGCGCTCTGGTTCTTCGTGGCCGGGCAGTCGAGGACAGAGGTGGGCTTCCTGGTGCCGCTGGGGTTCAAGGGTATACCCAAGGACATGGTCATGACCAGCATGCCGCCTGACGAGCTGGAGGTGAGGGTCACCGGGCCCAAGCTCTTCATAAACAACCTCTCGCCCACCCACATAACCGCCGAGATAGACTTGAGCGGCGCAAGGGAAGGGCTCAATACCTACCGCATACAGTCCAAGGACATAATCACGCCCATGGGCGTCGAGGTCCAGAGGCTCCGGCCAAGCTCCATAGAGGTGAAGCTCGAAAAGGTCGTAAGGGCAGAGCTGCCCGTAAAGGCGAAGCTCACCGGCAGGCCGGCGGCCGGGTACAGGGTCGCGGACGTGACAGTAGCGCCGGCGACCATATCCGTAACCGGCACTGAAAAGGAGATGAGGAAGATAAAGGAGATTAGCACCAGGCCCATCGACATCTCCGGGATAGACGCCCCGCTGAGCGTCAAGGTCCAGTTGGACCATGCAGGCCTTGAGCTCCGGAGCCTGAGCATCGACAGCGTTGAAGTGAGAATACTCCCGAGGAAGGAGAGATAG
- the cdaA gene encoding diadenylate cyclase CdaA, which yields MNFMENIFGFNAVVAVLDVLIVAFVLYWLMLMFKGTRAERMLWGLGIIVTVYFVSQRFELLTLHWILSNFLGSIVIFIIVVFQQDIRRALVHMGKPFSTRDAMTSDGALDEIVKAVSMMSESRTGGIIVLERSIDLTDFVGEGAGLEIDAKVSKELVLSIFNPSSPIHDGAVIIRKGRVLRAGCILPLTNKELSKSMGTRHRAAIGLAEETDAAIIVVSEETGEVTLAVEDGLFVGLGAEKLLDDLRKLFAAGFAGSEAIFPWRSGAK from the coding sequence ATGAACTTCATGGAGAACATATTCGGCTTCAACGCCGTGGTGGCCGTGCTCGACGTCCTCATCGTGGCCTTCGTCCTCTACTGGCTCATGCTCATGTTCAAGGGCACCAGGGCCGAGAGGATGCTATGGGGGCTCGGGATAATCGTGACGGTCTACTTCGTGTCCCAGAGGTTCGAGCTGCTGACGCTCCACTGGATACTCTCGAACTTCCTCGGGTCCATAGTCATATTCATAATAGTCGTATTCCAGCAGGACATAAGGCGCGCGCTAGTCCACATGGGAAAGCCCTTCAGCACCAGGGACGCCATGACCTCGGACGGCGCGCTCGACGAGATTGTAAAGGCCGTCTCTATGATGTCGGAGTCGAGGACCGGCGGCATCATTGTGCTGGAGCGCTCGATAGACTTGACGGACTTCGTCGGCGAGGGGGCCGGGCTCGAGATAGACGCGAAGGTCTCAAAGGAGCTAGTCCTCTCGATATTCAACCCGTCGTCCCCCATACACGACGGCGCGGTAATAATCCGGAAGGGAAGGGTGCTCAGGGCCGGGTGCATACTGCCGCTCACCAACAAGGAGCTCTCCAAATCAATGGGCACGAGGCACAGGGCCGCGATAGGCCTTGCCGAGGAGACGGACGCGGCCATAATAGTCGTCTCCGAGGAGACCGGAGAGGTGACGCTCGCGGTCGAGGACGGCCTTTTCGTGGGCCTCGGGGCTGAAAAGCTCCTTGACGACCTTAGAAAGCTCTTTGCCGCGGGTTTTGCAGGCAGCGAGGCCATATTCCCCTGGAGGTCCGGGGCGAAATGA
- the folP gene encoding dihydropteroate synthase has translation MERIGVDPAGVRIMAPKHFHYNLKIEGLTPAEANILKQDALSIGGEAAVAWGTVSSAVERTDAIVSGTLRQITDLIGKLECQPFGLPEVAGSLRRAIGSRDLKTWSVRGRKRSFEVGPRTVIMGILNVTPDSFSDGGRFLDLDAAVQRGLEMLEEGADWIDVGGESTRPGAEPVDAASEAARVVPVIGALSKAGAIVSVDTTKAEVARAALEAGASIVNDISAMSYDGRMAEVVAESGAPVVLMHTRGTPRTMQLDTSYDDLIGEVYGWLHSRLEYAVSKGIDPESTIIDPGIGFGKSGEGNIEILKRLREFKSLGRPVLAGPSRKSFLGRFSSGKGAGERLPATLAALAASVLNGASILRVHDVREAREASALADAVAQL, from the coding sequence ATGGAGCGTATCGGCGTAGACCCCGCCGGGGTCCGCATAATGGCCCCGAAGCATTTCCATTACAACTTGAAGATAGAAGGGCTCACCCCGGCAGAGGCGAATATCCTTAAGCAGGACGCCCTTTCCATCGGGGGCGAGGCCGCTGTCGCATGGGGGACCGTCTCTTCGGCAGTCGAACGGACCGACGCCATCGTCTCTGGCACGCTCAGGCAGATAACCGACCTCATAGGCAAGCTCGAATGCCAGCCCTTCGGCCTTCCGGAGGTCGCGGGCTCGCTCAGGAGGGCCATAGGGAGCAGGGACCTCAAAACCTGGTCAGTCCGTGGCCGGAAGCGGAGCTTCGAGGTCGGCCCCCGCACTGTCATAATGGGGATACTGAACGTGACCCCGGACTCCTTCTCGGACGGGGGGAGGTTCCTGGACCTCGATGCCGCGGTCCAGAGGGGGCTTGAGATGCTCGAGGAGGGCGCGGACTGGATAGACGTAGGCGGCGAGTCCACGAGGCCTGGGGCCGAGCCGGTCGATGCGGCTTCCGAGGCCGCCCGGGTCGTCCCTGTCATAGGGGCCCTTTCAAAAGCGGGGGCGATCGTATCCGTCGACACGACAAAGGCGGAGGTCGCCAGGGCGGCCCTTGAGGCAGGGGCCTCCATCGTAAACGACATAAGCGCCATGTCGTATGACGGGAGGATGGCGGAAGTGGTAGCGGAAAGCGGGGCGCCGGTCGTCCTCATGCACACGAGGGGCACGCCCAGGACCATGCAGCTCGACACATCATACGATGACCTCATTGGGGAGGTCTACGGCTGGCTTCATTCGAGGCTTGAGTACGCCGTATCCAAGGGTATAGACCCTGAGAGCACTATCATAGACCCCGGCATAGGCTTCGGGAAGTCCGGCGAGGGCAATATCGAGATATTGAAGAGGCTGAGGGAATTCAAGTCTCTGGGCAGGCCCGTTCTCGCGGGGCCTTCGAGGAAGTCCTTCCTCGGAAGGTTCTCGTCCGGCAAGGGGGCAGGCGAGAGGCTTCCGGCGACCCTTGCGGCGCTCGCGGCCTCGGTACTTAACGGCGCCTCTATACTCAGGGTGCATGACGTAAGGGAGGCCAGGGAGGCGTCCGCGCTCGCGGACGCCGTGGCTCAATTATGA